The DNA window TTAAAATGGTCATCATCTTTTCTGAAGCGACCATCCATGGATCAGAAAGATAGATTTCATGGTGGAGACCATTTTCAACAATCTTCTTTTCTTCCATCAATTTTCTCATCTTTACTAATGATTCAGGCTCAGTTGAATATAGGCCAATATGCAAAATCTGAACGCGTTTGCCTTCATCAATTTCTTCAAATATCAGTGATATTCACAGTGAATGCTTTTATGTAATACAGCTTCGGCTAGCAGATCTCTACTGTTTGTATGTGACGTGTCTCTTAGCGGTGACGGGGACCCATTCCCAACCATTGTTCTCCACAGTCAATATTATTGGTCCTCTTATCTCGTTTATGTCGAACTTGAAGTCATAGACCTTCCCAGGCTCTGGAGGCGCCAACT is part of the Candidatus Bathyarchaeota archaeon genome and encodes:
- a CDS encoding GyrI-like domain-containing protein; translated protein: MSLIFEEIDEGKRVQILHIGLYSTEPESLVKMRKLMEEKKIVENGLHHEIYLSDPWMVASEKMMTILRQHVKERG